Proteins from one Clupea harengus chromosome 17, Ch_v2.0.2, whole genome shotgun sequence genomic window:
- the pign gene encoding GPI ethanolamine phosphate transferase 1: protein MKVVTFFIVGLVVHVVFFISIFDIYFTSPLVHGMTPQHVPLPPPAKRLVLFVADGLRADSFYKPDVNGTIRAPFLRSIIEERGTWGISHTHVPTESRPGHVALIAGFYEDVSAVAKGWKENPVEFDSVFNESRHTWCWGSPDILPMFAKGASGDHVYTHTYPAQSEDFASKDASKLDTWVFDEVKAFFSSAKGNESLFSRLHEDRNVFFLHLLGIDTNGHAHRPMSTEYLENIMLVDAGVSEIVSLMEDFFGNDGQTSFLFTSDHGMTNWGSHGAGHPSETLTPLVAWGAGIQAAQRATEHPYQDQYQQEWKLDTLRRVDVNQADIAPLMSSLIGVPIPLNSVGVLPIKFLNNSPHFKAESLKANSLQILEQFKVKMTQKKETTLPFLFTPYPLLTGSKQQDFIRNAKSLIHTGQFDEAILLCVEMITQALEGLSYYHTYDRFFLGCSVVLGFAGWTSYVVLVILKTHASLRKPPGNRELMSDQGLGRVFMCMGLAITAFLLVQHSPWTYYIYCLLPVPVWYSVVKEIGTLLDLIHSAPSLPLCKCLGYFVLVTFGIELLVVSFFYRATLSVGFLVLGLWPLGSGLYVKAKTRSLTWFLSCLCLALFPLMPVVGREPNVHLVTCAAALTLFNTISYLVSARRLSPLPRKDRQLFVCQMVHVALCAYVLTSTHFSLRLKQGLPLFNQLVSWTTLVLSFFVPLLSSTRLFNRLMSILLSLVSTYLLLSTGYEALFPPVLSWLMFVWINIEQEAMSTGAFGKTELFRIDFSENIDITKIRQLKLDDIRRSYFFVFFIITAFFGTGNIASINSFDPASVYCFLTVFNPFVMGGLMMWKVLIPFVIVMCTFETIQVSTQLSSRSLFLIVLVISDLMALHFFFLVKDYGSWLDIGTSISHYVIVMSMTIFLMLLSIVTHILTSKRVSMGKKMKVHFK from the exons ATGAAGGTGGTGACTTTCTTTATTGTGGGACTTGTGGTTCACGTTGTGTTCTTCATCTCCATTTTTGACATCTACTTCACTTCCCCTCTTGTGCATGGGATGACCCCACAGCATGTCCCCCTGCCCCCTCCAGCCAAacggcttgttttgtttgtggcaGATGGCCTAAGAGCAGACAGCTTTTACAAGCCTGATGTCAATGGGACCATCAGGGCACCTTTCCTAAG GAGTATAATTGAAGAAAGGGGCACTTggggaatctcacacacacacgtgccaacCGAGTCCCGTCCAGGCCACGTTGCTCTGATTGCGGGCTTTTATGAGGATGTTAGTGCTGTTGCTAAAG GTTGGAAGGAGAACCCAGTGGAATTTGACTCAGTGTTCAATGAGAGTAGACATACCTGGTGTTGGGGAAGCCCTGATATTTTGCCAATGTTTGCCAAAG GTGCCAGCGGGGAccatgtttacacacatacCTACCCTGCTCAGAGCGAGGACTTTGCCTCGAAGGATGCCTCTAAACTGGACACTTGGGTCTTTGATGAAGTAAAG GCCTTCTTCAGCTCTGCCAAAGGAAATGAAAGCCTGTTTTCCAGACTGCACGAGGACAGGAATGTCTTTTTCCTGCACCTGCTCGGGATAGACACAAATGGCCATGCCCACAGGCCTATGTCAAC AGAATACTTGGAGAACATTATGCTCGTCGATGCTGGGGTGTCTGAAATTGTGTCACTGATGGAGGACTTCTTTGGAAATGATGGACAAACATCATTTCTATTCACCTCCGACCATGGCATGACCAACTGGG GCTCCCATGGAGCTGGCCACCCCTCGGAGACTCTGACCCCTCTGGTGGCGTGGGGAGCTGGGATACAGGCAGCGCAGAGGGCCACCGAACACCCGTACCAGGACCAGTACCAACAGG AATGGAAGCTTGACACGCTGAGAAGAGTCGATGTCAATCAG GCGGACATAGCGCCCCTGATGTCATCTCTTATTGGAGTCCCCATCCCACTGAATTCTGTT GGTGTATTACCCATAAAATTCCTCAACAACAGCCCGCACTTCAAGGCAGAAAGCTTGAAAGCAAATTCCCTTCAGATACTGGAACAGTTCAAG GTTAAGAtgacacagaaaaaagaaaccACATTACCGTTTCTCTTCACTCCATACCC GCTTTTGACAGGGTCAAAGCAACAAGACTTTATACGAAACGCCAAATCCCTGATTCACACAGGCCAGTTTGATGAGGCG atacTCTTGTGTGTGGAGATGATCACCCAGGCTCTTGAGGGGTTGTCCTACTACCATACGTATGACCGCTTCTTCCTAGGATGCAGTGTGGTGCTGGGCTTTGCGGGCTGGACCTCGTACGTGGTGCTGGTCATCCTGAAGACCCACGCCAGCCTACGCAAACCCCCCGGCAACAGAGAGCTG atgtctGACCAGGGCCTTGGgagagtgtttatgtgcatgggCTTGGCCATTACTGCCTTCTTATTGGTCCAACACAGTCCCTGGACCTACTACATATACTGCCTGCTTCCAGTTCCTGTGTGGTACTCtgttgtgaaaga GATTGGAACTCTCTTAGACCTGATCCATTCAGCTCCCTCCCTGCCTTTGTGCAAGTGTTTAGGATATTTTGTGCTGGTTACTTTCGGGATCGAATTACTG gtggTGAGCTTTTTCTACCGAGCCACGCTGAGCGTCGGCTTCCTGGTGCTGGGACTGTGGCCCCTGGGCTCTGGCCTGTATGTCAAAGCCAAG aCGAGATCTTTGACCTGGTTTCTtagctgtctgtgtctggcGCTGTTTCCTCTGATGCCTGTGGTGGGGAGAGAGCCAAACGTCCATCTTGT GACGTGTGCTGctgctctcacactcttcaacaCCATTTCTTATCTGGTGTCGGCCCGGAGGCTCTCACCCCTGCCACgaaaagacagacagctctTCGTCTGTCAG ATGGTCCATGTGGCGTTGTGTGCTTATGTCCTGACCAGCACTCACTTCAGTTTACGGCTGAAACAGGGTCTGCCTTTGTTCAATCAGCTCGTTAGCTGGACTACTTTAG tcttgTCGTTCTTTGTGCCCTTGCTGAGTTCCACGCGTCTGTTCAACCGGCTCATGAGCATCCTGCTGTCCCTGGTGTCCACCTACCTCCTCCTCAGCACCGG ATATGAAGCTCTGTTTCCTCCAGTGCTGTCATGgctgatgtttgtgtggatCAATATTGAACAGGAGGCCATGAGCACAGGGGCCTTCGGCAAGACTGAG CTCTTCAGAATTGACTTCTCAGAAAACATCGATATCACCAAGATCAGGCAGCTGAAACTGGACGACATACGGAGATCCTACTTTTTT GTTTTTTTCATCATAACAGCTTTCTTTGGCACAGGGAATATCGCTTCTATAAACAG CTTCGACCCGGCCTCTGTGTACTGTTTTCTTACGGTCTTCAACCCCTTCGTCATGGGTGGCCTCATGATGTGGAAG GTTTTAATTCCATTTGTGATTGTGATGTGTACATTTGAAACCATTCAGGTCTCAACTCAGCTTTCCTCTAGAAG CTTGTTCCTAATCGTGCTCGTCATCTCAGACTTGATGGCTTTG CACTTCTTTTTCTTGGTGAAAGATTATGGAAGTTGGCTTGACATTGGCACCAG CATCAGTCACTATGTCATCGTCATGTCCATGACCATTTTTCTGATGCTTCTGAGCATCGTGACGCACATCCTAACCTCGAAGAGAGTGTCCATGGGAAAGAAGATGAAGGTGCACTTCAAATGA
- the LOC116224459 gene encoding probable G-protein coupled receptor 141, with product MVNQLLHSSSNMTATYNYTSDSSTISSSVRTTSSQPGYEVPLPTRITLICIYTVVLMVGGLGIALMINVLKSNLRSVTTVAVLNIIVAHLLFLPTIPFRIHYYVRNSWDLPSWVCRVVSAMIHIHMYISFIIYVAVLTLRFHGFYKRAERQVFYRKLHSLGASAAIWAVVLIVIPLVLCFNYGEESDSNTCFRFGSRINDPGVREINYIISAVFLIVPIVLSGIQGHILLTIIRQYGATSSSQQEFWAQVKSLCFVLIMLVCFVPYHIFRMHYLSNTEIESVNEIFLAITALSCFDLLTFVGRGACHSCGKR from the exons ATGGTGAACCAGCTCTTGCACAGTTCTAGCAACATGACCGCCACCTACAACTACACTTCCGACAGCTCGACCATCTCATCTTCGGTTAGGACTACTTCTTCACAACCTGG GTATGAGGTACCGCTGCCCACCAGGATAACTCTTATCTGCATCTACACTGTCGTCCTGATGGTTGGCGGATTGGGGATCGCCCTTATGATCAACGTGCTCAAATCAAACTTGCGCTCCGTGACCACCGTCGCAGTCCTCAACATCATCGTGGCCCATCTATTATTCCTGCCCACCATCCCGTTTCGCATCCACTACTATGTCAGAAACAGCTGGGACCTGCCCTCGTGGGTGTGTAGAGTCGTCAGTGCCATGATCCACATTCATATGTACATATCCTTCATCATCTATGTGGCCGTGCTCACTTTGCGCTTCCACGGCTTCTACAAGCGGGCTGAGAGGCAAGTGTTCTACAGGAAGCTTCACTCTCTTGGCGCCAGCGCGGCTATTTGGGCAGTTGTCCTCATAGTTATACCCCTTGTGCTTTGCTTCAATTATGGAGAGGAGTCCGACAGTAACACTTGCTTCAGATTTGGATCCAGGATAAACGACCCTGGGGTGCGTGAGATAAATTATATCATCAGTGCTGTCTTCCTCATTGTTCCCATCGTGTTGTCCGGAATTCAGGGTCATATTTTGTTGACGATCATCAGGCAGTATGGTGCCACTTCATCTTCTCAACAGGAGTTCTGGGCGCAGGTCAAgagcctctgttttgtcctTATTATGCTCGTGTGTTTTGTGCCTTACCATATATTCCGCATGCACTACCTGTCTAACACAGAGATTGAGAGTGTAAATGAAATTTTCTTGGCCATCACTGCTCTTAGCTGCTTTGACCTACTGACTTTTGTCGGGCGTGGTGCTTGTCATTCATGCGGTAAACGGTAG